The region GCATCACCTTCACAGCTTAACCTCTTTGCATTGATTTTCATTCCAGGCCGATCAATCTTCTCAATAACCGGAAAGTCCCCTTTTCCAGATACAAGCTAATCCACATATCCGATATCCACAACTATGGCCAGCTTTTTTGACCTCAAGGCCCGAAAGGCTGCCCTTGCCAATGGAGCAGCCACCAAAGAAACCGAGAAGAAAGATGGCGAGAACACCAGAGTACAACCATGGGTTGAGAAATAGTACGTATTTTTCCATCATGACCAACACTTCAACTTCCTAAATACTgaccctcatccccctccagccGACCCAAAACCCTCAGCGATGTCACCGCCCAagaccacaccatcaccgtccTCCAGCgaaccctccaagcctccAACGTATGTTCACCCCCTTCACTACCTTCAAGTTTCCCAACTAACATGCCCCTTtctccccagctcccccacaTGCTCTTCTACGGACCCCCAGGAACAGGCAAAACCTCgaccatcctcgccctcgccaaagAGCTCTACGGTCCCGAACTGATGAAATCCCGCGTCCTCGAGCTCAACGCCTCCGACGAGCGCGGCATCTCCATCGTCCGCGAAAAAGTCAAGGATTTCGCCCGCATGCAGCTCACCAACGTCTCCTCTGCCGCCTACAAGGCCCGCTACCCCTGCCCCCCGTTCAAGATCATCATTCTGGACGAGGCAGACAGCATGACGCAGGATGCGCAGTCGGCTCTGAGACGGACAATGGAGACATACAGCAAGATTACCCGTTTTTGTTTGATTTGCAACTACGTCACGAGGATCATTGACCCGTTGGCGTCGAGGTGTAGCAAGTTTAGGTTCAAGAGTTTGGACCAGGGGAATGCGAAGAAACGATTGGAGGAGATTgcagagaaggaaaaggttgggttggatgagggggcggtgg is a window of Podospora pseudopauciseta strain CBS 411.78 chromosome 1, whole genome shotgun sequence DNA encoding:
- the RFC2 gene encoding Subunit of heteropentameric Replication factor C (RF-C) (COG:L; EggNog:ENOG503NUEK); protein product: MASFFDLKARKAALANGAATKETEKKDGENTRVQPWVEKYRPKTLSDVTAQDHTITVLQRTLQASNLPHMLFYGPPGTGKTSTILALAKELYGPELMKSRVLELNASDERGISIVREKVKDFARMQLTNVSSAAYKARYPCPPFKIIILDEADSMTQDAQSALRRTMETYSKITRFCLICNYVTRIIDPLASRCSKFRFKSLDQGNAKKRLEEIAEKEKVGLDEGAVEGLINCAEGDLRKAITYLQSAARLVGAVQQPGGGDDGEDGMDVDKKMVSVKIVQDIAGVIPDETIQRLVKAMRPTTLGGNYTPIAKEVEDMVADGWSAGQVVTQLYQAVVYDETIEDAQKNKILLVFSEIDKRLVDGADEHLSILDLALRISGILGGR